The sequence ataaaaagagaattacgcttcggatgggctgtatgtgcttgagatagacttgaatttgggcggaagttcggatgaaccctggatacacgcactaaaactcttaagtatagaactggagagacggatccatctccaaaaaatcttttatactttctagggtaaacaGCACGCCCCTttttcccgcccaaagaggccaggagatcaccaccgttcgattcccatcacaccgttgaacgtgggaagcaccaagccccccgtatttaatgaggccacgtttcgccttccaacggctctaggaacgtgccttgggcaggtgaaaaacctcgggaatcgctagatgacaaggattgataggcattggcagacccgtgatgtcatcaaaaccctcctatccgtccgaggggacggatagcaggattttgaggggctattgtgggtccgagagctctgcagtccggcccaaactctatctgggcccagggcccgtgccgaggaggtaccttgccgaagacaaatgctcagtggccgaggtagcaaggggaacggctgagaacttaccctgtcctcggcattccatagcttcaacaggaagaccaacaccttggtgtaggcaatccccaaacagcccccttaaagggatgtgaacggaatggggcccatagggaagcagggtgtgaactcggaccaaggaaagtgcgtcccacccccttcagtaaatgtacctgccaatacccagagttggttaatgagaaaagacgtttgggcggtgcaaacgtcgatccatgcaactaatagaaagttagacgggacagTTGATGGGATGGACACAGGaacaagctcctgcctgacctacaagtggagggtcaggatcagccaagacggactatataataaaaaggaaggtgcaccgattggggggttgggaaaaatggccagaaaccagagcctcccagcccacctccaggagaaagactccaggggtgtaggaaagcttaagttcatacgaacaccgcgaaaaacccaccgcctatcgaacaaggcctagcctttcaaacccacgctctacaaatgatattgttaggggccttttcacgtacgaacccgacactgttacggtccgtcacgaatcgcgtccttacaatttcttttttaaaagaattgtttttaatttttttatttagttaaaattaataaatatttttttttaatttataagctGACATGgaatttttaatagtaaaataaaatttttattattattttaatagttccgTTGCCACCTAAGCAATTTTTGTTAGTGGGCTAACggaaaggaccaaaatagaatgcattaattgatttagggactaaaagtggtaaaattaaaatgtagggactaaaattgtatttacacctttaattttttgtttgctgATTAGGCATAGTGTCGTAATCATagtccaaaacaaacaaattgaaacTAGTTGCATACTTAGGTCTTAGACACCTACAAAtaggaaataaatgaacatgtgattttttaaaataattaaagatggagcatttaaaaaaaaaaaaaaaaaactctttcagAGGTCAAAGTGTAACGACCTAAAGAAAGATACTAACCACatttgcgctatacctcaaaatgaCTAGTTACAATTGAGACTcatgtagttgttaataaaactcaattcaacccagtaaatacccgatatGAGACTCATTACATAcctacacacatcacacaatcaaacaaattggggcatcataatctcccccacttaaatccttAACGTCCttgttagggcccactttgtggggtaatGTCTTTGAGTCCACATTGTAATatcccaatttgattgattgtgtgatgtatGTGGGTGTgtaatgagtcccacatcgggtattcattgggtagatctgggctttattaacaactacaaggggTCTCAATTATGACTAGtcattttgaggtatagcgcaaatGTGACTAGCACAGATGTGACTAACGTTTTTTCTTGGGTtgttacagatggtatcagaaTCATGCCTTAACTAGAAGTGTGGGTCCTACACGTGAGGACGCGTGTGCCTGTAAGGaggggtggattgtagtgacccaaaagggGGTCTTGCAATTCATGAAATTTCACATCGCTTAGGGAAGTACATGGGGATGTACTTATAAGGAGTGACCTTCCTTTAATGTGTAGAGGTCTTTTCCCCCACTACTGTGTGCTTTGAgggagaacaaaaccatgagggACATGGACCTTAAAGCAGACAATATCTACATAGTTGGGGCAAGGCCGTTACAGGTGGTATCTATTGTGATgccctaatttgattgattgtgtgatgtgagtgggtgtgtgatgagtcccacattgggtatttactaggttgaactgggctttattaataactacaagtagcctcaattgtgactagtcctttttgAGGTATAACATAGATGTGGTTAGCGTTTTTCATtaggtcgttacatatggtatcagagccggcctgGTAACCCATGtaggctcagagacactacccacaaagtgggccctaacaatgatgttagggatttaagtgggggagattgtgatatcccaatttgattgattgtgtgatatgtgtgagtgtgtgatgagtcccacatcgagtATTTACTGGGTAAATCTgagctttattaacaattacaaagagtctcaattgtgactgGTTTTTTTGAGGTATAGTGCAGATGTAACTagtgcttttccttgggtcgttataCAAAGTGTTACTTAATTCTTCACTATTTGAAGGTGTCTCTCACAATGAATCATGACCCTTTTTATAGGTGGATTTTATGGTTATAAATCCCTGAATATACTCTATATTTCATACTCAAATTATGTAATGCACACTTAGGTGTCAAATTTTCCTATTGACAAACaacttttagggtttttggatGTGACATGCATATTCATGGAGGAACCATGCGTAGGCTTGATTCGTAACCTTAGTAAGTGACTCATTTGCCTCCTACCATAGTGGCCTCAAAATTTTGGAATCCTTCTACAGAATTTCATGGATAAATTTTTTCATCAACTAGGAACTTTGGTGCATCAATGTACTCACTGGTAAAGGTTTGTGAATTTAGGTGTTTTTGAATAGAAACTCATGATGTGGTACTTAAGGATAAGTTGTTGGGGAGAGGTTTATGGTAGTTTATGCTTAAGGAATTAAGATTCTCTTCATTGTATTGAAACAAATGCTTCtcccaatgaaaaaaaaaaaagtgcaaagtGGGATATTTTATGAGTAGGTTAAGGTTTAAGATTGATAGTAAAATACatagggtttggcttacctccaatattttttaaactaaaatctccttttgttttaatgagaaattgccACATCACCCATTAATTAAgtaaaatgtggagattaaaacccATTATCACTtgctattattatttaaaataaaatgagatatccagttaaaaaaagtaatggaggtaagccaaacctaAATATAATACCAATTTGAAATGATTATGGACAAATTTTAGTtacaaattagttgtagccttaagTTACAACCTTATCCAATATtacaaattcaccattggattacacCTTCATCTTATATcttctatgcttgcaaaatttctagaaaattaaagatcaataactatgtcatcaaaaaattgttttaagttatgcataaaatataaacttatagatcatatagtaaataatatccagttgacacaaaatttgatatgtgtattaagaacatAATGAACACACAatttaacagttagattttcaaaatatgtagtaatatttattttatttagtagtttaagctacaactaattttgtaactaaactttgtccaataATTATATCTTATTCATTTTAAATCtaaatttggtaaaatttaaaGTTGCATATATATACTTTCCAATAAAACTAGTTTCGCTTCATTGTCTTTGTGCAGATAAtaatcttgtcatttttttagtaACTTTTGAACTAGAATCAACTGTAAAATAGATCAAATGATACAACTAATTTTGACATGTGTTGACACTAGAATTTATCAACACATCTATCAACCTAACATTTTTAAATCGTTAGGTTGTCTGCATTATTCGGTTACTATCTCCCTTTTCTTGCCAAACTGTCATGTCGATTTTGTTTATAGCAATACAACTATTGCACTGCATATGACATAGAAAGTGATAATGTTGGGATGCTGAGTTGCTGACAAACAATGCATCGTGCAGTTTTTTTGAGCGGCAGCAGCCCCCATCCCCATGTCCTTGCTCTGGCTTTGATATCATGAGGCTCTATTATTTTATGTAGGTATTGGTTCTATTCAGCCCCTCAGACACCCTGGCTTAACAAAGGTTATAGGTTGGCTCacttagaagttagaaccaTAAACTACATAACagaaatttatatttgaaactaaaaatataagaaaccGGGTGCTGGAGGACAATAATTGTTGGGGAAGACAGTTATTTTGAGATGCATAAAATGTGAACATACTTATTGGTCATAAGATGCTTGTCTGTTCCACATTGCTTTGGAGGAATCAGGCTTCATACAGGAAAAACCACGAGTGAATACTATTTTCCAAACGGGATAAAGGATCATCCTTCTATGAAGATAGTGCTTGTTTTGCCCAATAGGACCTAGTGTTGTAGTGCATTCTAAAGGCAAACTTGCTAGGTCTAAGCCGTGCATCCTCTTTCTGAGGTAAGCCATAAACCCACTTCTATGGATAGAAGGATGATCTTATAATTAACAGCAATAAATCCTGGTCTACCTACCAATGGCCTAGTACCTTATTGATACTTCTTTGATAATTGAGGAGTTTGGGGTTCAGAGTTCCAAGTCAAACTTACAAGTACAGGATTTATGAAGTTGAAGGTTATTTATATCatatgataaaaaagaaaaggatttccAATCCATCTATCTGGAATGCAAAAGAAGACTTGTAGGCTCAGCTGCACAGCTGAATATAGAAGAAGGTATCAATCTTGAGATAACTTTCACTTGTAATTCTTGAAGTCTCCAGAAATGACAGTGGCAATTACTGACTAATGTTAATAGTATTAATATGTAGCCTCAATCAATACCTTATGCTATTACAGCTATGGACAATTAAAATAGTTATCCCAATTTTACACAGAAAATGTAGATACCTAATAAGCTAGGCCCTTGGTAAAACTAAGCTTCTTCATACAAAAGAATCATTAGCCAAAACTATTTCTGTTTCCAACAAAAAGGTGGTTGCTGCaatcaaaaccataaaaaagaaaaaaaaaaaaaaaaaggtgacgGTGAGGAATTCAATTACCATGAGCTTCTCATAACACAAAACAAGCTCACTTTCTTTGAGGTGGTACAACTTGCAAAAGCTCAACATTTAGTTCAAATGTAGCTCCAGGCTGCAAAAGTTCATAATAATTTTAGGGAGCATAAGTCATAATCCCAAATTTTTTCccaggtataaaatgtaaaaataagaaTGCATGTATTACACAAGAATAAACATGTATGTGACATTGGAAAGACTCAAGACTTGGCAATATGATTGCTAGGTGAAAATAATAGAGGTTCATGACTTGTCCAAGTTCTAGAATAAGTGGGGAAGGAGGTTATGATCCCACAAGCACCTTATTACCTTTTAAATGGAGTGTTTGTCTATAATTGTTTAGATTAAGAAGTGGTAGTTGCACATGACTGTACTTCTTTAAGGTGGCTGGTGAGTAAGCATTAAGCTTCAAGTGTTATTACCTGCCAATGATAAAGgcaatttgattttctttcttttctctgcaAAGGCAGATCTTTTGTTCTGTTGCTAAACCTCCTATCTCTATATACAAAATTAGGACAAATCTGTAATGATAGCTAGTTGTATGCACATGCGATGTTTAGGTTAATTAAAAACCATATGTGATCCATGGTGAAAGTACGTTGTACAAAATGAAACAATTGTGCTGACCCATGTGTACAAACAGTGTGTAGGACAAAAcgttttatataatatatgaggTTCAGGAACATAGTTTTTTGTGATGGTTAAAATGAGGGTCATGACATCTGCTACTTTCTTCTACTATATGATCTTCATGTTATAGAAGATAAATAAGCTATCACAACAgtaccaaaagaaaagaagtaaaagtaaacaccattaaaaaaaaaaaaaattgcaatatgCTAGCTAGAGTATATGTGTAACTTTGTAAGCAATAGTAAATGTACAGAAATTCAGAATAGAGGGCTTACTGGGATTTCATTCATTCCCTTTTGGCCATACCCAGCCTCTGGAGGAATAATCACAGTTCGCTGCAATAAGAAATCATTTTGAAGAAGGAAAGTAAAGGGTCATAAGTTTAATATAATAGAGAAGATGAGAAACTAAAAGAGAACTTGCTGCCTTCAAAAAGCATATATTGACCAAAAATGGAGGATGCTATCACCTTTCCCCCTAATTTCATCCCTTCAGTTATTGAGTACATAGCTGCTGGGGGTTTAGGTGCAGCCTGTGCAGAAAACAGACCATTTGGGTTGTCTGCAAGGTCACGTTTCCTTTCTTTGCCTGGAGGAGCTCCAACTTTGAATTCATATGGCTAATCAAAGCACAAGGAACTGTGAATTAGCACTTCTAGCTATTGGTTTTGATTAAAAGAAGCTGTGCCCTCTCTCTCACtgaccacacacacacacaaagtcaAAGGTGAGAACCTGGGCAATACTACGATTTCCAGCCAAGAGTTTAGATTCTCGACTTGACACAGCTGTAATCCCACGATACATGCAGTCAAAGTGCACCTGTGAAGTATAAGCCAATGAAAAGGTTATTATATATCACATATATGAAAACAGAATTTCTTCAACTTACGGCACAATCAAACCTGAACTGTTGATCCTTTTTCAGCTATAGGACCCTTTCCCTCAACAACATCATAGTATTTTAATCCCTCAGCTGCTTTCAAAGGTAACAGAAAAGCAAAATAAGTTTAAATAATAACTAAGAATGCTCATAACTGCTCTTTCCCATAGTTTTTGCAGCTCTGGTACttgtttcattaaaattaatGTGTTCCAATCAGTATATGCTGGGAGCAGATAGCCTACAATATATACAACCTCTCCACATTGAAGCATATTCGTAGCAACACTTGAGTCACCGAATTAATATATCAGGCATGAGAGGGAAAAAAACGTTtgctttatttatatttaaaaagaaaaaaccacaaACACAAAGAGATAGGTCTCACGACACAAGCTGTCAAACAATCTTAGTTGTCATCAAGGATATTCTCACTCTGATATAAGCTTTTCGTGAGTTCCACATTCACCTAAGCACTTCTGCTTTCTTCTTCAAATACTCCCAGCTTAACAACTTGTACTAAATTCAAAATTGTTGCAAAGATATTGTGTGGGACTTCTAATAGTGTAAAATTCAGATATCCAAATTAAAGACTCGAAAGAGAAAttggttgaaagttgaaactattGTTCCTCCAAATACAGTAAACCTCACATTGTAACTCAAATTCTCACccaagttttaaaatttaaactcttACGCTCAATGGTCACTAAAACTCCATTAGGATCATCCACTTGCACGTTGCACCATATAAGTACTCATTCCTGTCCCAACATTTAACACTGTCCTCTTGTATTTCACACTAGTGTTTTTTTGGGGCATTTTTATCCAAAAGCCCATCAAAGAAGAGTAATTCAAGTCACATGGCTGAAGAAACTCATTATTATgttgcacaaaaaaaaacccttccccttgtttaaaattttaaaaaaattaaggaaccCTTTAAATGAATGAAAGTTATGAAACATTGagaaagtaaaataaacaaattatgaCAAAGtgaaaatcccacaaaaatttACCTTGCACCATTACCCATCAAATGTGATTGATCACATAAGTCTATGTCACCAAACATTTGGATGACCATAAAACCATACAAGAAATTAAAGCAAGCAAACACTTGAAGAGTTTAGGACCCACATGCATGTACACACGAACATAACAATACGAGAATTCAgattttgaaagagagaaagaagtgtGTAACTAACGACTAGTGAGGTAGTCCTCAAGAGGGATGGTCTTCCTGTTGCGTCTCTCTCTGGCCTCTGATGGTGGTGAGTATGAAATGAGGCTGAAACTCAAAGGCAGTGAATAAATCAGAATAGCGGACCTTCTCGAAATGGGTATTGGAAGAACAAGTTGGTTTGCACGCTGTGATTGGTTTGTGCTTGATTTTGCACAGATTTGAAGTTGTTGACGATGATTAACGGTCCATTTGTCTAAGCTCCTAACTGAAGCCATGGCCGTTGAAATACACATAGTTAAGGTTTTAACCGCCCAATGGCACTGGTCTACAATATATATCTTCCTATCCATTTCTCGGCGGAATTACTTTTATATCCCTCCTTAAACCTTATGTACCAATATACGGGGGGTAATTTGCAGGCTAACATAATTGAGGGAAACAATATAATAAGTAAGCACGATCTTGAAACAATGTTATAAACTAGCATTTATAGTTTCAAACTCTAGTTCCACTGCCGGCGTGGAACAATTCAGtcacgtggaactcgagttggagagactcgagttccataaaaggACAAGGAGAAAAGGacaagaagaagaggaaaagataAGATTCggatcaaaagaagaagaagaagatgacctgaagaagaagaagatctgGAGATGGAGAATGCAAGTGATGTAGAAcgccaaagaagaagaagatctaGAGATGGAGAAGGCATGTGATGGAAAAcgccaaagaagaagaaaaaagaggaatcTAAGCATTTGTGAATTATGtaggaactcgagtcttaaagacctGAGTTCTAGGTGGATATTTTGTCATCAACTTACCATCCCTTGCAACCCGAGTTTTAGTGACTTGAGTTCTATATTGAATTCAAGTTTTAGAGTCTCGAGATGCTAATTTGTTAAATAGTTTTGcaaatttgacaactaattaaaatatttaaaaaataatgctaaatgcaaaaaaaaaaaattcccaatatACGAGGGACTTGTaggagttttttatttttatttatttatttatatatatatagggaaa is a genomic window of Quercus lobata isolate SW786 chromosome 2, ValleyOak3.0 Primary Assembly, whole genome shotgun sequence containing:
- the LOC115974692 gene encoding peptidyl-prolyl cis-trans isomerase FKBP18, chloroplastic isoform X1, encoding MCISTAMASVRSLDKWTVNHRQQLQICAKSSTNQSQRANQLVLPIPISRRSAILIYSLPLSFSLISYSPPSEARERRNRKTIPLEDYLTSPAEGLKYYDVVEGKGPIAEKGSTVQVHFDCMYRGITAVSSRESKLLAGNRSIAQPYEFKVGAPPGKERKRDLADNPNGLFSAQAAPKPPAAMYSITEGMKLGGKRTVIIPPEAGYGQKGMNEIPPGATFELNVELLQVVPPQRK
- the LOC115974692 gene encoding peptidyl-prolyl cis-trans isomerase FKBP18, chloroplastic isoform X2, whose amino-acid sequence is MCISTAMASVRSLDKWTVNHRQQLQICAKSSTNQSQRANQLVLPIPISRRSAILIYSLPLSFSLISYSPPSEARERRNRKTIPLEDYLTSPEGLKYYDVVEGKGPIAEKGSTVQVHFDCMYRGITAVSSRESKLLAGNRSIAQPYEFKVGAPPGKERKRDLADNPNGLFSAQAAPKPPAAMYSITEGMKLGGKRTVIIPPEAGYGQKGMNEIPPGATFELNVELLQVVPPQRK
- the LOC115974692 gene encoding peptidyl-prolyl cis-trans isomerase FKBP18, chloroplastic isoform X3 → MCISTAMASVRSLDKWTVNHRQQLQICAKSSTNQSQRANQLVLPIPISRRSAILIYSLPLSFSLISYSPPSEARERRNRKTIPLEDYLTSPAEGLKYYDVVEGKGPIAEKGSTVQVHFDCMYRGITAVSSRESKLLAGNRSIAQPYEFKVGAPPGKERKRDLADNPNGLFSAQAAPKPPAAMYSITEGMKLGGKRLGMAKRE